AAAGATACCTCTGCCCAAGGACCTGCCAACTGCCCGCCCGATAAAGAGCTTTGCGCCAAGATGCTCAGGTTCGGCCAACAGGCCTATGTGAGGGGCAAGTACCTGGATGCCAAAGAGTATTTCCGCAAAGCGGTTCAGGCCGACCCTACTTCTATGAACGCGTGGACCTATTATGACATGACGGTAGTTTTCGCTCTGGCCGAAAAGGTGGAAAAGAACTCGAACCTGGTGCTGCCGGATGTTTCCACCCGCCAAGAAGCGGCGGCAGACTCGTCCTCCGGGGCGCCTCCGGCACCACCGGAAGCGGCGCCTGCCCAAAAGCCAAAGGGCGGATTTAAATTTAAAATTGTAGACGATGAAGGCTGTTAGCCGCTTTGAGAGGTTGTTATGAATGCAGAAAAACAAAATAGCATCTTGATCGATATCCTCGGGCGCGGCTATCAGGCAATCTTTTTTGAAAACTGGCCCATGTGGCTCGGTGGTATATTTATCGGCATTATGAGCGTCATTACCTTTGCCTGGTCAAGACCCTGGGGTGTGGTCGGCGGCTTGAGAAACTGGGCGGACTGGTTTTTCAACCTGGTGGGCGTTTACCAGGTTAAACCGCTTTCCCCCCTGTTTTCAACAAGCTCCCTGCTTACCCTGGGACTGCTGTGGGGCGCTTTTGGGTCCGCGCTGATGTCCAAGCAGTTTGCCATCCGCATGGCGCCTCCCCTGGAACTGGTAAAGGGGATTGTGGGCGGAATCCTGATGGGGGTTGGATCGGCCATGGCCGGCGGGTGCAATGTGGGCGGTTTTTATACTGCCGTCAGTGCCCTTTCGGTCAGCGGCTTTACCATGATGATTGGGTTGATGTTGGGGGCCTTTCTGGGCCTGCGCTATCTATACTGGGAAATGGAACATTTTCCGGCAGGATCAACCGGAGGTTCCGGTGGCGGAGAAAAGCAGGGGTTTGACTGGCTGACGGTCGAACCTTATGCAGGCGCCGCCGTACTTCTTGCCGCCCTTGTCTGTGCGTGGCTATACAGTAAAGAAGCCTACACCAGAGAAGGCGGGCTCCTTCTGTGCGGCCTGGCGTTCGGTGTCATCATTCAGCGGACGCGTTTTTGTTTTGTGCGGGGATTTCGGGACCCATTTATGACCGGTGAAGCAGAGGGACCCCAGGCCATAGCGGCAAGCCTCATCATCAGTATGCTTGGCTTTGCAGCCCTTAAATGGACCGGGCTTAGGGCTGAAGATACCTTCGTTCTCCAGGCATTCTGGTTCGGCGCTCTGGCGGGCGGCATCATTTTTGGATTCGGCATGGTGGTGGCCGGCGGATG
The Candidatus Desulfatibia profunda DNA segment above includes these coding regions:
- a CDS encoding YeeE/YedE family protein, with protein sequence MNAEKQNSILIDILGRGYQAIFFENWPMWLGGIFIGIMSVITFAWSRPWGVVGGLRNWADWFFNLVGVYQVKPLSPLFSTSSLLTLGLLWGAFGSALMSKQFAIRMAPPLELVKGIVGGILMGVGSAMAGGCNVGGFYTAVSALSVSGFTMMIGLMLGAFLGLRYLYWEMEHFPAGSTGGSGGGEKQGFDWLTVEPYAGAAVLLAALVCAWLYSKEAYTREGGLLLCGLAFGVIIQRTRFCFVRGFRDPFMTGEAEGPQAIAASLIISMLGFAALKWTGLRAEDTFVLQAFWFGALAGGIIFGFGMVVAGGCGSGSLWRAGEGQVKLMLAVICFALTNSLFKAWMNASKMLTALMGHKIFLPNVITYKWSLILIILIMIAYYILAAWNEKTEKFLVEL